Proteins encoded in a region of the Armigeres subalbatus isolate Guangzhou_Male unplaced genomic scaffold, GZ_Asu_2 Contig1739, whole genome shotgun sequence genome:
- the LOC134203286 gene encoding uncharacterized protein K02A2.6-like, with protein sequence MIKIEEKLNSLLASDIIEPVEGGCPWVSPLVTVVKDNGDLRLCIDMRRANAAIVQERHIMPTIEDFLPKFISAKWFSRLDVKEAFYQIELDTESRYITTFRTLVGLYRYKRLMYGIACASELFQRILEQILSPHSKYVVNFIDDVLIFASTEEEHDEVLKAVLST encoded by the coding sequence ATGAtaaagattgaagaaaaattgaaTTCTCTACTTGCCAGTGACATCATAGAACCTGTCGAAGGTGGTTGTCCGTGGGTCTCCCCGCTGGTAACAGTGGTGAAGGACAACGGAGATCTTCGCTTATGTATTGATATGCGCAGAGCTAACGCAGCGATTGTACAAGAGCGGCACATCATGCCAACAATAGAGGACTTCCTACCAAAGTTTATATCTGCAAAGTGGTTTAGCCGGCTTGATGTTAAAGAAGCCTTTTATCAAATCGAGCTTGATACTGAAAGTCGTTACATTACCACTTTTAGAACGCTCGTGGGTCTCTATCGGTACAAGCGTCTGATGTATGGTATAGCTTGTGCGTCAGAGCTATTCCAACGAATCCTTGAGCAAATCCTGAGTCCTCACAGCAAGTATGTAGTTAATTTCATAGACGACGTTCTTATTTTCGCCAGTACAGAAGAAGAACATGATGAAGTCCTCAAAGCGGTCCTTTCGACGTAG
- the LOC134203287 gene encoding uncharacterized protein LOC134203287 produces MDTYDEFVESGYISIMEYFDDSDELLLFDLKEELFSEHEVSSRKGSQPGRKNVNRDFNMGYDRLVADYFAESPVYDEIKFCRRFRMPRTMFLRILKDVENKNDYFKLRSNAAGTPGLTGLQKCVAAVRMLAYGIAADAVDEYVRIGASTAMESLRNFCTTVVEVYGDIYLRVPNNEDIRKIVIENESRGFPGMLGSIDCMHWEWGNCPVAFKGQYVGKDAKPTVVLEAIASYDTHIWHCFFGMPGSCNDINVVDRSPILNNIVNGKILKVEYILNGTKRDRGYFLADGIYPDWPVFMKTVSHPSNNKEKLFAKKQEAARKDVERAFGILKKCWHILTHPCRLWDVPTMTNVMQACIILHNMRIEYHCNMDNILQDDSETIPHTHRSMENCPKSIITSVPPGTFAQFCAERMDMKNTAECASLRKDLIDHVWSHQGSV; encoded by the exons ATGAGCTTTTACTATTTGATTTGAAAG AAGAACTATTCTCTGAACACGAGGTGTCATCAAGAAAAGGATCTCAACCGGGACGAAAAAATGTGAACAGGGACTTTAACATGGGCTACGACCGATTGGTGGCAGATTATTTTGCAGAAAGCCCCGTGTACGACGAAATCAAATTTTGCCGGCGTTTCAGAATGCCTAGAACAATGTTCCTGCGAATTTTAAAAGACGTAGAGAACAAAAACGACTATTTCAAGCTACGAAGTAATGCAGCTGGAACACCAGGATTAACTGGCTTACAAAAGTGTGTTGCTGCCGTCAGAATGCTGGCATACGGGATTGCCGCTGATGCTGTTGATGAATATGTGAGAATCGGTGCATCAACAGCTATGGAATCTTTACGGAACTTCTGTACGACCGTGGTAGAGGTATATGGTGACATATACTTGAGAGTACCAAATAATGAAGATATTCGCAAAATTGTGATCGAAAACGAAAGCAGAGGTTTCCCAGGTATGCTTGGAAGTATTGATTGTATGCATTGGGAGTGGGGTAACTGTCCTGTTGCATTCAAAG GTCAATATGTGGGAAAAGATGCAAAACCCACAGTAGTGCTGGAGGCGATTGCTTCATATGACACGCATATATGGCATTGCTTTTTTGGTATGCCTGGGAGTTGTAACGATATAAATGTTGTTGATCGCTCCCCAATATTAAACAACATTGTGAAT GGAAAAATTTTGAAAGTGGAGTACATTCTCAATGGAACCAAACGCGATAGAGGATACTTCTTGGCCGATGGGATTTACCCAGATTGGCCAGTATTCATGAAAACAGTATCTCATCCCAGCAACAACAAAGAGAAACTCTTTGCCAAAAAGCAAGAGGCGGCACGGAAAGATGTCGAAAGAGCTTTCGGAATactaaaaaaatgttggcatatCCTCACGCATCCTTGCCGGCTATGGGATGTGCCAACAATGACAAATGTGATGCAGGCGTGTATTATTTTGCATAATATGCGTATCGAGTATCACTGCAATATGGACAACATACTTCAAGATGATTCGGAGACGATACCGCACACTCATCGATCAATGGAGAATTGCCCAAAATCTATCATCACATCAGTACCGCCAGGGACATTTGCTCAATTTTGTGCCGAACGGATGGATATGAAAAATACGGCTGAATGTGCGTCGCTTCGAAAAGATCTTATAGATCATGTTTGGTCCCACCAGGGATCAGTATAA